The genomic interval ATAAGGGCACTTTCATATCTTGCTGAAATTGTTTATGGGGATAAGCCATCATTTGCAGACCCGGTTAAATATTCTTTTTGCCTTGGTGGGAAGGACGGCGTTCCAAAGCCGGTAAATGTAAACGATTATGATGAAGCTATAAAATTTTATAAGGAAATACTGAATGGAAACAGCAACTATGCAGAAATATCAAAACGCCTGGCCAGAATGAGTTATAGAATTTCCAGCAGATAGAAAATCAATTTTCTTTCTGGGTGTTATTTATATAATATATTATAAATATTATTATAAACATTGTTGAAACTAAATGATCCTGTCCATAATTTGGGGTAAATATAGGCCAACACTCTCAATGAAGTTAATAATTAAATGGAAGGGAATATTTTCCCTTTTGAAATTTATTTAAATAGTAAATAATATATCGCCCCGTAAATATTCCCTATATATACCATCTAAAAATACAATAAAAGAATATAAGCCCAGAATGAAGTTAAATAAGAATAAGTTTATTCACGAATTAATTTCTATATATTACTACTATATAGTATAACGAAGAAAGTAAATTATATAGTAAGGCAATCTTGATGTATGTATTTATAGAAATATTTAAATAAATGTTATGTATCTATATATATTATGTTTGAAATAAACATAGTTGAGAGCAGTGTTCTCTACCGTAAAAGAAAGGGGTTATCTTCGAACATGGCAATTGGCTCCATGCAAAAAGATAACAGGGAGCACTACAAGAGAGTTGCAAAAGCTATTGTGATGGTATCACTCTTCTGTATGATATCGGGAGCAGGATACTTAAGTATTGCAGGAGTTCCTATTATTGAAGACGCAAGTCATATGCTTCCCGGGGCGCTAATTAATACTGGCACATCACATGGAAATTTTCTATACTACTACTTCACACATGGCCATTTCCCGACAGCGTCTACTTGGTTTAATTGGCTAACTGTCACTATGGGACTGGAACCCAGCGTAGCCATTCTTGTCGCTGACGCATTAGGGGCTGCTGGATGGATTACAGAAGCGACCGCAGATGCAATTTTAGCAGCAAGTGGATATGTTGGAGCGGCCATTGGCGCTGCAATAGCTGCATATTGATTCCATAGGTGCGATATGGATAATTTTCAAAAACGCATAATAATCGGTACTTTGTATCCGATATCTATATTTTTATTTATACCTTCAATTATTATTTATCACTTTACACTGTTGATATGGTTAATAACTCTTACGGGTTCAGAATTTGTAGCATTTATTCTTGTTTTTTTAGGATACCTTATTGACAGGAAAGATAAAGGTATAACAGCAACATTTGCTGAATATCTAAAATTCAATAGTTATGGTCCACTAATAGTGCTTATATTATTTTTTATGTTTGTTTCTGGATATTATATTATGACTCACACATATATTGATACTTTAATATACATAAATATAGTATTAATTATATTCATACTCCTGGTTCTATTACAGCCAATCTCTAATATAAAATATAATAGAATTCCATCAATAGAAAACAATGAAGACACAAAAATACAGTCAATACTTAAGGTTTTTCGGGATTATAACATAACACCTCACATAAAAATAATAGATACAAACAGCGTTAAAATAGCTAATGGATACCAATCAGATAAATATTATATTTATATTACAAGCTATCTGCTTTCAAACTTATCAGAGTCAGAATTAGAAGCTGTTGTTGCACACGAAATAGGGCATTTAGTTATGAAACATAATTTAAAACATTTTTTGATTAGCTGGTTGGCACTGGTATTTGGCATTAACGCTTTCCTGCTTTCATTCATTGAAAAAAAATTTTATATACTGATTCCTATAGCAATTATTTTCCTTTATATTTTCGCCACATTAATACTTCCACTACTACAGCGCAGCGATGAGGTAAAAGCCGATCTATTTGCCTGTAAAGCTGTAGGGGCAGATACTGTAAAATCAGCTCTCGTAAGTATAGATAACCTTAATAAAACCCCGTTAAAGTTTAGCCCGAAGTATATGTATACCTTTTCTTTAACTCTCAGTCATCCATCTACCACTGTCAGAATAAAGAAAATTAATGAATGGAGTCAAAAGCATGGCGAAGACAAATTCCCAAGTTGAAGTAGCAACTTTCTACCAAAGGATATTTGCATATCTTATAGATTTAACTCTTTTAATTTGCATAACATCATTTATTCTTTATCCTTTACATAAGCAGTTTGAGCTTTTTGATTTAGTGGAAGTTTATTCCTATGGCACTAAAGGAATTACCACATCATATGCTGATAAATTACTGATTTCATCTATGATATTTGTTATTGTTTCGTTTGTATATTTCTTTTTTGAAATATATGGAAATCTCTCATTGGGGAATAGACTTGTCCATGGCAAAATAGTTTTATTGAAAACGGATAATAGCTATATAAGCAAAACACTAATTAGAACGGCTATCAAAGCGTTTCCTATAACAAATATAGTAGACTCCCTGAGTTTGCTAAGAAAAAGAGAAAGACCACAAAAATTTACTGAACAGGCATTACATATATTTTATATTGATAATGCTAAAAAGAAGCATCTATATGATTATATACTTATATCGGCAATATTGTATTACCTTCCATTATTCACCATATCTATCATAACTTTAATGATTGGTAAAACGTATTTTTCAGGTGGTTCTGGCTCCATAGCACCCTATCACAACCCCACATTTAATCAATTAAATAATATATTAATTGGGAATAACACGTCGTATGATCTCCAATTAGAACTTGGCGGGCTTTTCTTATTAATACCTACGATTTTTGTATTATACACCTCCTCACTACTGGAAGGGTCTGTAATGGGTATGGCACTTCTTGGAAATAAATACACTTTTGTGGATAAAGTTCTTCCACAATTTTTTCCGGAGACCTTTGCATATGTTTTAGGAATAGCATTTGCAATGTGTGTGGTTACAATTGTAACAAGTTTTATAGAGAATTATACCAAAGGAATTAGTTATAAAGAGTTTCAAAATATTTTAAAAGCAGAGACATCAATGTTTGTATTTTACTTTGCCACTTCTATGTTTCTCATATTTATTGCTGCTAATATAGAATCTTACGTGTTAGGTTAA from Ferroplasma acidiphilum carries:
- a CDS encoding M48 family metallopeptidase — its product is MIWLITLTGSEFVAFILVFLGYLIDRKDKGITATFAEYLKFNSYGPLIVLILFFMFVSGYYIMTHTYIDTLIYINIVLIIFILLVLLQPISNIKYNRIPSIENNEDTKIQSILKVFRDYNITPHIKIIDTNSVKIANGYQSDKYYIYITSYLLSNLSESELEAVVAHEIGHLVMKHNLKHFLISWLALVFGINAFLLSFIEKKFYILIPIAIIFLYIFATLILPLLQRSDEVKADLFACKAVGADTVKSALVSIDNLNKTPLKFSPKYMYTFSLTLSHPSTTVRIKKINEWSQKHGEDKFPS
- a CDS encoding RDD family protein; its protein translation is MAKTNSQVEVATFYQRIFAYLIDLTLLICITSFILYPLHKQFELFDLVEVYSYGTKGITTSYADKLLISSMIFVIVSFVYFFFEIYGNLSLGNRLVHGKIVLLKTDNSYISKTLIRTAIKAFPITNIVDSLSLLRKRERPQKFTEQALHIFYIDNAKKKHLYDYILISAILYYLPLFTISIITLMIGKTYFSGGSGSIAPYHNPTFNQLNNILIGNNTSYDLQLELGGLFLLIPTIFVLYTSSLLEGSVMGMALLGNKYTFVDKVLPQFFPETFAYVLGIAFAMCVVTIVTSFIENYTKGISYKEFQNILKAETSMFVFYFATSMFLIFIAANIESYVLG